One window of Candidatus Palauibacter scopulicola genomic DNA carries:
- a CDS encoding serine hydrolase domain-containing protein yields MTIASRARKNALPLLSLLLSFGLLSQAAAPLEAQSFSWEGLLDYMEQIRNDNDLPGLSVAVAVDGEIVFSEGVGVAELDNRTPASGRTVHNVGSVSKVLAVVGLMQLVEQGKVDLDATLQTYMPWYPEREFPITVRHILTHTSGIRHYNGVEFGPHGLLALRHYDTFEEATELWRDDPLAYDTDSGWMYSSHAHNLQHGIVEAASGMDYEEYLKRNVWEPAGMFATQFDVPSRVVQNRGRGYVRGESGRFINAPPEDPSYKYAGGGIISNVEDLVRFAIAINDGRLLAPETVAEMHRPQLEPGIRQIDPSSPDGLGDPIAHEQALAWFIRTDPKGRRYPSHTGTVKGTRSFLANFDDYGVVVALQTNALPFDSARYGEAIAQMFLP; encoded by the coding sequence ATGACGATCGCCAGCCGTGCACGGAAAAACGCATTGCCGCTGCTGTCGCTCCTCCTGTCGTTCGGTTTGCTGTCGCAGGCCGCAGCCCCGCTGGAGGCGCAGAGCTTCTCGTGGGAGGGACTGCTCGACTACATGGAGCAGATCCGTAATGACAACGACCTTCCCGGGCTGTCCGTCGCGGTAGCGGTGGACGGGGAGATCGTTTTCTCCGAGGGGGTGGGCGTCGCCGAACTGGACAACCGCACCCCCGCCAGCGGGCGGACGGTCCACAACGTGGGATCGGTGTCGAAGGTGCTGGCCGTGGTCGGGCTCATGCAGCTCGTCGAGCAGGGGAAGGTGGACCTCGACGCGACGCTCCAGACGTACATGCCCTGGTATCCCGAGCGGGAGTTCCCGATCACGGTGCGCCACATCCTCACGCACACCTCGGGGATCCGGCACTACAACGGCGTCGAATTCGGACCCCACGGCCTGCTGGCGCTGCGGCACTACGACACCTTCGAGGAGGCGACGGAGCTGTGGCGCGACGACCCCCTCGCCTACGACACGGACTCCGGGTGGATGTACTCCTCGCACGCGCACAACCTCCAGCACGGGATCGTCGAGGCGGCGTCGGGGATGGACTACGAGGAATACCTCAAGCGCAACGTGTGGGAGCCGGCGGGGATGTTCGCGACGCAGTTCGATGTCCCGTCGCGGGTCGTGCAGAACCGCGGCCGCGGCTATGTCCGGGGCGAGTCCGGCCGCTTCATCAACGCCCCGCCGGAGGATCCGAGCTACAAGTACGCGGGCGGCGGCATCATCTCGAACGTGGAGGACCTCGTCCGCTTCGCGATCGCGATCAACGACGGGCGCCTGCTCGCGCCGGAGACGGTGGCCGAGATGCACCGGCCGCAGCTCGAGCCCGGGATCCGGCAGATCGATCCGTCGTCACCGGACGGGCTGGGCGATCCGATCGCGCACGAGCAGGCGCTGGCGTGGTTCATCCGCACGGATCCGAAGGGGCGCCGGTATCCGAGCCATACGGGCACGGTGAAGGGGACGCGGTCCTTCCTCGCGAACTTCGACGACTACGGCGTGGTCGTCGCGCTCCAGACGAACGCGCTCCCGTTCGACTCGGCGAGGTACGGCGAGGCCATCGCCCAGATGTTCCTGCCGTAG
- a CDS encoding cyclase family protein, producing the protein MKLYDLSQPLNQDCFFWPYYPPFEVKYIKRKVEHGVNAQYIQTSNHMGTHLDAPRHFVTNGMTVDEIPLEWLYGDGVIVDLRDEMGDLAVYTPEMIESRVEIRDGDLLILHTGWERFAQFGAEANEERYVHTHPGAHPDMVQWLIDRKIKVWGVDVISTDHPMNLPIGRFLGKGTFGHCDRVRAMAEKVFGGAEAVEELFPEEHYQLTHNALFPHNCMHIENLGGRIAEPELQNRRLTIGCFPWKFKGGEAAFCRVVAFLEE; encoded by the coding sequence ATGAAACTCTACGATCTCTCACAGCCCCTCAATCAGGACTGCTTCTTCTGGCCCTACTATCCCCCCTTCGAAGTGAAGTACATCAAGCGGAAGGTCGAACACGGGGTGAACGCGCAGTACATCCAGACCTCGAACCACATGGGCACGCACCTCGATGCGCCGCGCCATTTCGTGACCAACGGGATGACGGTCGACGAGATCCCGCTCGAGTGGCTGTACGGGGACGGCGTCATCGTCGACCTGCGCGACGAGATGGGCGACCTCGCCGTGTACACGCCCGAGATGATCGAATCGCGGGTGGAGATCCGCGACGGAGACCTCCTGATCCTGCACACGGGCTGGGAGCGCTTCGCGCAGTTCGGCGCCGAGGCGAACGAGGAGCGCTACGTCCATACGCACCCCGGCGCGCACCCCGACATGGTGCAGTGGCTCATCGACCGGAAGATCAAGGTCTGGGGCGTGGATGTGATCTCCACCGATCATCCCATGAACCTCCCCATCGGGAGATTCCTCGGAAAAGGCACCTTCGGACACTGCGACCGCGTGCGGGCGATGGCGGAGAAGGTGTTCGGCGGGGCCGAAGCCGTGGAGGAGCTGTTTCCCGAGGAGCACTACCAGCTCACGCACAATGCGCTCTTTCCCCACAACTGCATGCACATAGAGAACCTCGGCGGACGGATCGCCGAGCCGGAGCTGCAGAACCGGCGGCTCACCATCGGGTGCTTCCCATGGAAGTTCAAGGGAGGAGAAGCCGCCTTCTGCCGCGTGGTGGCGTTCCTCGAGGAATAG